A genomic region of Raphanus sativus cultivar WK10039 unplaced genomic scaffold, ASM80110v3 Scaffold2540, whole genome shotgun sequence contains the following coding sequences:
- the LOC130505737 gene encoding uncharacterized protein LOC130505737 gives MGDEEQSDCDWEQEEQLLSDEESGYEEDQWTDDCSNTDYDDDPDGGELEPEPPDHCQDNTSSTDWSREEADQRDNHEGELYHEETGSEISLEEHNQHEEEIHEVETEDCFNEEAEPEKVYQEDGFDYNSEHEESYVEERPWCEVPYSDHEEEDEEESRSKEIPWCELPYSDQEDDHQVETDAQVSLDYSEEGYGDEPESHPDSAEESEVF, from the coding sequence ATGGGAGATGAAGAACAAAGTGATTGTGATTGGGAGCAAGAAGAACAATTGTTGTCTGATGAAGAGAGTGGTTATGAAGAAGATCAGTGGACAGATGATTGTTCCAACactgattatgatgatgatccaGATGGTGGAGAGCTTGAACCAGAACCACCAGACCATTGTCAAGACAACACCAGCTCTACGGATTGGTCTAGAGAAGAAGCTGACCAGAGAGATAACCATGAGGGCGAGTTATATCATGAGGAAACTGGATCCGAGATCAGCCTAGAAGAACACAACCAGCATGAAGAGGAGATTCATGAAGTAGAAACAGAGGATTGTTTCAATGAAGAGGCTGAGCCAGAAAAGGTTTATCAAGAAGATGGCTTTGATTATAACTCAGAACATGAGGAGTCTTATGTTGAAGAGAGGCCATGGTGTGAAGTACCATACTCTGAtcatgaagaagaggatgaagagGAGTCTCGTTCCAAAGAAATACCATGGTGTGAGCTACCTTATTCTGATCAGGAGGATGATCACCAAGTTGAAACTGATGCTCAAGTCAGTTTAGACTACTCTGAAGAAGGTTATGGAGATGAACCGGAAAGCCATCCAGATTCTGCTGAAGAGAGTGAAGTCTTTTAG